One genomic region from Bradyrhizobium icense encodes:
- a CDS encoding transcriptional regulator GcvA produces the protein MTARLPSLNGLRAFEAAARHLSFTQAASELNVTQTAISHQIKRLEEELGVRLFVRQNRSLTLTAEAQDYLPGIRAAFNDLRLATDRLLRKDDDHVLTVSTLASLAAKWLLPRLTAFQEAQPGIDVRITTSTNLVDFQRDKVDAAIRYGRGQWAGVRADWLMADELFPVCSPALLKGSKPLKCPEDLRDHVLLHTSNANSDDWRLWLTAAGLPADFSRQPGVTFDMIFMTVQAAIDGLGVAMGRTAYVQEDIAKGRLVVPFKIAFPVDAGFYLVSPAGRADPPKLAAFRQWLLTSVQNKS, from the coding sequence ATGACCGCCAGACTGCCGTCGCTGAATGGTCTGCGCGCCTTCGAGGCCGCCGCCCGGCATCTGAGCTTCACCCAGGCCGCCTCCGAGCTGAACGTCACGCAGACCGCAATCAGTCACCAGATCAAGCGGCTGGAGGAAGAGCTCGGCGTTCGCCTGTTCGTCCGCCAGAACCGCTCGCTGACGCTGACCGCGGAAGCGCAGGACTACCTTCCGGGCATCCGCGCCGCCTTCAACGATCTGCGGCTCGCGACCGACCGCCTGTTGCGGAAAGACGATGACCATGTGCTGACGGTGTCGACGCTGGCCTCGCTCGCCGCCAAATGGCTGCTGCCGCGCCTCACGGCCTTTCAGGAGGCACAGCCGGGGATCGACGTCCGCATCACGACCTCGACCAATCTCGTCGACTTCCAGCGCGACAAGGTCGATGCCGCAATCCGCTACGGCCGCGGCCAGTGGGCGGGCGTTCGCGCCGATTGGCTGATGGCGGACGAACTCTTCCCGGTATGCAGCCCCGCGCTGCTCAAGGGCAGCAAGCCGCTGAAATGCCCGGAGGACCTCAGGGACCACGTGCTGCTGCACACCAGCAACGCCAACAGCGACGATTGGCGGCTGTGGCTGACGGCCGCAGGCCTGCCTGCCGATTTTTCCAGACAGCCGGGCGTGACCTTCGACATGATCTTCATGACCGTGCAGGCCGCGATCGACGGCCTCGGCGTTGCCATGGGCCGCACCGCCTATGTGCAGGAGGACATCGCCAAGGGACGTCTCGTCGTTCCCTTCAAGATCGCCTTTCCGGTCGATGCCGGATTCTATCTGGTCTCGCCCGCGGGCAGGGCCGATCCGCCAAAACTCGCGGCGTTCCGGCAATGGCTGCTCACGTCCGTGCAAAACAAGTCCTGA